The genomic window TCCCGGGTGCGGACCCTGCGGGACCGCCTGGAGGCCTTCATCCTGGACCGCATCCCGGGCTCGGCCGTGAACGGCGCCCAGGCGCCCCGGGTGCCCAACACCTCGATGATCAGCTTCGGGGAGGTGGAGGGCGAGGCCGTGCTCCTGCGCCTGGACGAGGCCGGGGTCTGCGTGTCCACCGGCAGCGCCTGCACCACCGGCCAGAAGGAGCCCAGCCACGTGCTGCGGGCCATGGGAGCCCCGGACGCGATGGGCGCCGTGCGGTTCTCCCTGAGCCGGTACACCACGGAGGACGAGGTGGCCCGGGTGGAGGCCGTCCTGCCGGGGATCCTGTCGGAACTCAGGAGCCAGGGGCCCCTCGGAAGGCGCTGAACCTACGCGTGGGCGTGGATCCGGTCGAAGGCCAGCGGCACCTCGCCCGAGGCCACGTGCGGAGCCGTTATCCTCAGGTTCGGGAGGTTCTTCTTGAGCCAGTCCGCCGCGATCTTCGTCGATTCCTCACACCCCTTGCGGTTCTCGCAGATGGTGATGGTCGTGACGCCGTCCGAACCGTTGACAAGAAAGTAGGCGAGGAAGCCCGGCACCGCGCTGATGATCTTCTCCACCTCCTTGCCGTGCTTCGTGAGCTCGGCGGCGAGTTCCTTCTGGCCCTGGTAGTGACGCATGACCGTGTACATGGGACCTCCTGCTGAACGGCGCCCCGGGGGCGCCTTGGCTGTGGTCCTGGCCGGGGAGGGGGTTCGCCCTGGCCCCCGGTGCGGACGTCAAAGTATGGTGCGGCGTGAAATCGAGTCAATATCTCAAGACCCCCCGGGGCGCGGTGCGCGGAAAAGGGGCTTGACTACATTTGTAATCAGATTACGTTTGTAATCATGCGGGAGACCCCATGAAACCGAACGTACCGAAAATCTCCGATTCCGAATGGGTGGTGATGAAGGAACTCTGGCGTTCCCACCCCCAGACCGCGGGCCAGGTGGTCGAAAGCCTGACCGGGAAGACGTCCTGGGGACCGGCCACCATCAAGACCCTCATCAACCGCCTCGTCACCAAGAAGGCCCTGGCCTTCGTCAAGCAGGGGAGGGAATACCTCTACAGCCCCATCGCCTCGGAGGCGGATTGCGTGCGGGCGGAGAGCTCCTCCTTCCTGCGCCGGGTCTTCGACGGCGCGCTAACCCCCATGCTGGCGGCCTTCCTGGAGCGGGAGGACCTGGGTCCGGAGGAGATCGCCCGGCTGAAGGAGCTGCTGGACAGGAAGGGAGGTTCCCATGATGGCCGTTGAGCTCCCAGGGATCCTGTCCCAGTCCCTTCAGGCCAGCGCCCTCATCCTCCTGATCCTCGGCGTGCGGGCCCTGGTGCGCAACCGCTGGTCGGCGCGGTGGCAGGCCTCCCTCTGGGTGGTGCTGCTCGCGTCCATGATTGTGCCGTGGCGGCCTCCAGCGAGCCGCACCCTCGTCGTGGCGGTGCCCGCGGCGCTCAGCCGGCACCCGGTCGCCGGGGAGGTTCCCCGCGCCGCCGTGGACGCCGCCGGGGAGCCCAAGGCCGCCAGGCCCAGGATGCCCCTTCCGTCGCCGC from Geothrix sp. 21YS21S-2 includes these protein-coding regions:
- a CDS encoding BlaI/MecI/CopY family transcriptional regulator, which produces MKPNVPKISDSEWVVMKELWRSHPQTAGQVVESLTGKTSWGPATIKTLINRLVTKKALAFVKQGREYLYSPIASEADCVRAESSSFLRRVFDGALTPMLAAFLEREDLGPEEIARLKELLDRKGGSHDGR